The following proteins are encoded in a genomic region of Chelmon rostratus isolate fCheRos1 chromosome 3, fCheRos1.pri, whole genome shotgun sequence:
- the LOC121604542 gene encoding ecto-ADP-ribosyltransferase 5-like, producing MNSGKDKNSAERGLKAPLDLAPNTVDDMYAGCKDKMEYRVKEEYLANEKNQDKNFTLAWDEAEKYYNKKWKRRKGKRPSTSLGKEQIMAIYVYTLDKPKIYLDFNNAVRTQKSKYKTTFRYHALHFFLTDALQTLNARKPEEERCLTGYRRADSYFSQDVLNKLIRFGSFTSSSMGWYPGAERFGDKSCFEIITCSGADVSLYSKLGESEREALIPPYEVFKVTRIERRSEQKSLPCEVVYKVKSTGKTLSNMNCALF from the exons ATGAACTCAGGGAAAGACAAG AACTCTGCAGAACGTGGGTTAAAAGCTCCGCTGGATTTGGCTCCAAATACTGTAGATGACATGTATGCTGGCTGCAAAGACAAGATGGAGTACAGAGTGAAGGAGGAGTACTTGGCAAATGAGAAGAACCAAGACAAAAATTTCACCTTGGCCTGGGATGAAGCAGAAAAATACTATAACAAAAAATGGAAGCGCAGAAAGGGAAAGCGACCCTCCACCTCCCTGGGGAAAGAGCAGATCATGGCTATTTATGTTTACACCCTTGACAAACCAAAAATCTATTTGGATTTCAACAATGCAGTTCGAACCCAGAAGTCTAAGTACAAGACCACATTCAGGTATCACGCGCTTCACTTTTTCCTGACTGACGCCCTTCAAACTCTCAACGCTCGCAAACCTGAAGAAGAAAGATGCCTCACTGGCTACCGTAGAGCCGACAGTTACTTTAGCCAAGATGTTCTGAACAAGCTGATCCGCTTTGGCTCTTTTACCTCCAGCTCAATGGGATGGTATCCCGGCGCCGAAAGATTTGGAGACAAGTCATGTTTTGAGATTATCACATGCTCCGGAGCGGACGTCTCGCTGTACTCGAAGCTCGGGGAGTCGGAGAGAGAGGCCCTGATTCCCCCTTACGAGGTCTTTAAAGTCACCAGGATAGAGAGGAGGTCTGAGCAGAAGAGTCTTCCATGTGAGGTGGTCTACAAAGTGAAAAGCACAGGAAAAACTCTTTCCAACATGAATTGTGCTcttttctga
- the LOC121604460 gene encoding NAD(P)(+)--arginine ADP-ribosyltransferase 2-like produces MTAVMKAIFAPLCFLLCWMLPVDSMAINPTVRDAVPSKPLSMVEDSVDDMYFGCKDAMMEKVKNKYIKEEKDRIPFAEAWSEAERCAEEKLKHTKHMALTKDHIKAICAYTSDKLYKPFNAAVRTEKSIYGSLFQFHSLHFLLTSAIQILNSKYHCHTTYRRTSLRFTGEVHQIIRFGTFASSSYRTDLTKFGNETCFKIKTCSGASLKSYSMYKDEEEVLIPPYETFKITEIINGKVNIQGLNDCKVIYVLESAGGRSILNCKLLDP; encoded by the exons ATGACTGCAGTGATGAAGGCAATCTTTGCTCcactgtgttttctcctttgctGGATGCTGCCTGTTGACTCCATGGCG ATCAACCCCACTGTCCGAGATGCCGTCCCAAGCAAACCGCTGAGCATGGTTGAAGATTCAGTTGATGACATGTACTTTGGCTGCAAAGACGCAATGATGGAAAAAGTCAAGAACAAATACATTAAGGAAGAAAAGGACAGAATACCATTTGCAGAAGCTTGGAGTGAAGCAGAGAGATgtgctgaagagaaactgaAGCACACAAAGCACATGGCTCTAACCAAAGATCACATCAAGGCAATCTGTGCTTATACGTCTGACAAACTGTACAAGCCTTTTAATGCTGCAGTCCGGACAGAAAAGAGCATCTACGGGTCCTTATTCCAGTTCCACTCTTTACATTTCCTGCTCACATCTGCCATACAGATATTGAATAGCAAGTACCACTGTCACACCACTTACAGGCGTACCAGTTTAAGGTTTACTGGCGAAGTCCACCAGATTATTCGGTTTGGTACCTTTGCCTCCAGCTCTTACAGAACAGACTTGACAAAATTTGGTAACGAGACCTGCTTTAAAATCAAGACCTGTTCAGGTGCCTCTTTGAAGAGTTATTCAATGTATAAGGATGAGGAAGAAGTGCTCATCCCCCCCTATGAGACATTCAAGATAACTGAGATAATTAATGGCAAGGTTAACATTCAAGGTCTGAATGATTGTAAAGTCATCTACGTCCTGGAGAGTGCAGGCGGTCGGAGCATTCTGAACTGCAAACTTCTGGACCCGTGA
- the LOC121604297 gene encoding ecto-ADP-ribosyltransferase 5-like gives MAVMAVWAAVLIAYRVSTGSAIESASGTSGSKTALPLDMAEDSVDDMYSYCKDKMMSKVQSEILENEKNKNEKFKSAWNKAEEVYNQSWKPKTATLSPYALTKEEFIAVYVYTSAPGDPHIEFNNAVRNSRSAYKTTFGYHALHFFLTTAVQKLNSEAGKCTTGYRGVNVALKDNVLNKEIRFGSFASTTMFGLAKAKQYGDKSCFKILTCFGGDVSIYSKFGDAEAEVLIPPYEVFKVKSIKKRSEQPGLECEVVYEVDSTEIEHSGLNCAFFPK, from the exons ATGGCAGTGATGGCAGTTTGGGCAGCAGTGCTAATCGCTTACAGAGTCTCTACAGGAAGTGCAATA GAGTCTGCTTCTGGGACTTCTGGGTCGAAGACTGCCCTTCCATTGGACATGGCTGAAGACTCTGTTGATGACATGTACAGCTACTGCAAAGATAAAATGATGTCCAAGGTGCAATCTGAAATCctggagaatgaaaaaaacaaaaatgagaaattCAAAAGTGCCTGGAATAAAGCAGAGGAAGTCTACAACCAAAGCTGGAAGCCTAAAACAGCAACGCTATCTCCCTACGCACTGACGAAAGAAGAGTTTATAGCAGTTTATGTCTATACCTCTGCTCCAGGGGATCCTCATATTGAGTTCAATAACGCAGTTCGGAACAGCAGATCTGCGTACAAGACCACGTTCGGGTATCACGCGCTTCACTTTTTCCTGACCACCGCTGTTCAGAAACTCAATTCTGAAGCAGGCAAATGTACAACTGGCTACCGCGGAGTCAATGTCGCCCTCAAAGACAATGTTCTCAACAAGGAGATTCGCTTTGGCTCTTTTGCCTCAACTACAATGTTTGGCTTGGCTAAGGCTAAACAATATGGAGACAAGTCCTGTTTCAagattttaacatgttttgGAGGAGATGTCTCTATATACTCTAAATTTGGAGACGCAGAGGCAGAAGTGCTGATTCCTCCATATGAAGTGTTTAAAGTCAAAAGTATTAAGAAGAGATCTGAGCAGCCGGGCCTTGAATGTGAGGTGGTCTATGAAGTGGACAGTACAGAAATCGAACATTCTGGTCtgaattgtgctttttttcccaaataA
- the ftr84 gene encoding tripartite motif-containing protein 16 produces the protein MAESSFPLPPEDYCPLCVDAMRDPVTIPCGDTYCLECIKIYWDQFDHMGVYSCPQCRATFTPRPVLRRNLPDVHHEPRRQLPELTPFPYMHRESFCDFCVGRRNKAVKSCLMCLAYYCETHVKPHYESSTFKRHKLVDETGHLDRKICPQHEKGLELFCRSDQMCICVLCTVREHRSHNITSAEEERVEKQKVLVITQSEVQHIIQERMKELQELKHNVDVLKSCAQRAQAESDKTFHEMLQAVERWKAEISQMIMANMQAAMSQAEGYVDRLEQEILELQRRDAELRQILETEDNIHFLQNFPTLCVPPEAMVPKVLINPQFSFGEMSKTATEMKEHLDEICKKELSKISKTVSETPVYILLPRNGDKRLKVPSRVDFQEPKTRTDFLRYACKMSFDPNTVYKELVLSDGNQRVTRKKTVQFYGDHPERFDGFSQVLCKEPLTGFRFYWEAEWSGEFSIGVAYKSISRKGKNSHSLLGYNDKSWSLLCSDSGYSAWHNKVDRDLPDAHRATRIGVYLDYAGNTVAFYSVSEAMELIHRFKAQFSEPLFAGFGVGSSVTLCQLKQSALPY, from the exons ATGGCTGAGTCTAGTTTCCCTTTACCACCAGAGGATTACTGTCCCCTGTGTGTGGACGCAATGAGAGACCCGGTCACCATCCCCTGTGGTGACACCTATTGCCTGGAGTGCATTAAGATCTACTGGGACCAGTTCGACCACATGGGCGTATACAGCTGCCCACAGTGCCGCGCAACCTTCACCCCGAGGCCCGTGCTGAGACGCAATCTGCCCGACGTGCACCACGAGCCACGCCGCCAGCTTCCGGAGCTCACCCCTTTCCCCTACATGCACCGGGAATCCTTCTGCGACTTCTGCGTCGGCCGGCGCAACAAGGCCGTCAAGTCGTGCCTCATGTGCCTGGCCTACTACTGCGAAACGCACGTCAAGCCACACTACGAGTCATCCACCTTCAAGAGGCACAAGCTGGTGGATGAGACGGGCCACCTGGACAGGAAGATCTGCCCCCAGCACGAGAAAGGCCTGGAGCTGTTCTGTCGCTCTGACCAGATGTGCATCTGCGTGCTGTGTACTGTCAGAGAGCACCGCAGCCACAACATCACctcagcagaagaagagcgCGTCGAAAAACAA AAAGTCTTGGTGATCACCCAGTCCGAAGTCCAGCACATCATTcaggagaggatgaaggagctgcaggagctcaaACATAATGTGGATGTCCTAAAA AGCTGCGCCCAGCGAGCGCAGGCAGAAAGCGACAAGACATTCCATGAAATGCTGCAGGCGGTGGAGCGCTGGAAGGCCGAAATCAGTCAGATGATAATGGCCAACATGCAGGCAGCGATGTCCCAGGCTGAGGGCTACGTGGACCGTCTGGAGCAGGAGATACTGGAGCTGCAGCGCAGAGACGCAGAGCTACGTCAGATCCTCGAAACAGAGGACAACATCCACTTTCTTCAG AATTTTCCGACCCTGTGTGTTCCTCCCGAGGCCATGGTGCCCAAAGTGCTCATCAACCCTCAGTTCTCCTTCGGAGAGATGAGCAAGACAGCCACCGAGATGAAGGAACATCTGGACGAGATCTGTAAGAAGGAACTGAGCAAAATCTCCAAAACAG TGAGTGAAACCCCCGTCTACATACTTCTGCCAAGAAATGGAGACAAACGACTCAAAG TTCCTTCCAGAGTTGATTTTCAGGAGCCAAAAACCAGGACAGACTTCTTAAGAT ACGCCTGCAAGATGTCCTTCGATCCAAACACGGTCTATAAAGAGCTGGTCCTGTCGGACGGGAACCAGAGGGTCACGCGCAAGAAAACGGTACAGTTTTACGGAGATCATCCGGAGCGCTTTGATGGCTTCTCCCAGGTGCTGTGCAAGGAGCCTCTGACTGGTTTTAGATTTTACTGGGAGGCAGAGTGGAGCGGGGAGTTTTCCATCGGGGTGGCCTACAAAAGCATCAGTCGCAAAGGGAAAAATTCGCACAGCCTGCTGGGCTACAACGACAAGTCTTGGAGCCTCCTGTGCTCAGACTCAGGCTACTCTGCCTGGCACAACAAAGTAGACCGAGACCTTCCTGATGCTCACAGGGCCACACGAATCGGTGTGTACCTCGATTATGCCGGCAACACTGTGGCCTTTTATTCAGTATCAGAGGCTATGGAGCTTATCCACAGGTTCAAAGCTCAGTTCAGCGAGCCTTTGTTTGCTGGTTTTGGTGTGGGCTCCTCTGTTACCCTCTGCCAGCTGAAGCAGAGTGCCCTGCCTTACTAA
- the tppp2 gene encoding tubulin polymerization-promoting protein family member 2 — translation MAEGSVSVAEVETSFQKFAVHGDTKATGKEMNGKNFAKICKDCTIIDGKNVTTTDVDIVFSKVKAKSARVITFEQFNQALTELAPKRFKGKSKEEALQQLYGLIVGKEPTNVGITRVAKAAAVDRLTDTTKYTGTHKERFDDSGKGKGKAGREDLPDTSGYVAAYKGSGTYDDKVKEA, via the exons ATGGCTGAGGGCTCGGTGTCTGTAGCAGAGGTGGAGACCTCCTTCCAGAAGTTTGCAGTCCACGGAGACACTAAGGCCACGGGGAAGGAGATGAACGGCAAGAACTTTGCCAAGATCTGCAAGGACTGCACCATCATCGACGGCAAGAACGTCACCACCACGGATGTCGACATAGTTTTCAGCAAAGTCAA gGCAAAGTCGGCTCGCGTAATCACGTTCGAGCAGTTCAACCAGGCCCTGACGGAGTTGGCTCCCAAACGTTTCAAAGGCAAAAGCAAAGAGGAGGCGCTTCAGCAGCTCTATGGTCTCATCGTTGGTAAGGAGCCAACCAACGTCGGAATCACT AGAGTGGCGAAGGCGGCGGCGGTGGACAGGCTGACCGACACCACCAAATACACCGGAACGCACAAGGAGCGGTTCGACGACTCGGGCAAAGGGAAGGGAAAGGCCGGCCGCGAAGACCTCCCGGACACCAGTGGCTATGTGGCAGCTTACAAGGGCAGCGGCACTTACGATGACAAAGTGAAAGAAGCATAA